The segment GTGGCGATGTCGGTCAGGGTCACGAAAGCTCTTCTCCAGGGTGTGGTTCGGGAGCGTGGTCTGCGCGGACGACGGGTCAGGACACCGGGGCACCGAGGGGGGCGATGCGGTACAGGACCTCGGAGTCGTGACCCGCCGAGGGGAAGGCGGCCGAGGGGAAGAGGACTTCCTGCGTCACCTCGGCGCCGTGCCGGCGCGCGTACGACCGGAACAGCCGGTCGGACGCCAGGTTCCCCGGGGTGACCGTCGCCTCCATGCGGCTGATTCCGCGCTCGGCCGCCACTCGTGCGGACAGAGCGTCGAGCAGGGTCCCGGCTACCCCGCTTCCGCGGTGCGAACCCTCGACGGCGATCTGCCAGACGAAGAGGGTCTCCGGCTCGTCGGGCCGCAGGTAGCCGGTGACGAAGCCGATCGGGCGCCCGGAGGAGTCACGGGCGACGGCGGTCGTGTCGGCGAAGTCGCGGCACCACAGCAGATAGCTGTACGGCGAGTTGAGGTCGAGGTCCCCCGAGCCGCGTGCGATCCGCCAGAGCTCGGCGCCGTCCGCGATCGTCGGGGGTGTCGTGCGGGGGGTCGTGGTCGTACGGCCAGTGGTCATCGGGGTCATGGGCGCCGAAGCTACCCAGTGGATCTCGGAACTTCCTGGTCCGGAGGGGTTGTTATGGACACTTGAGCGTGATAGATGCGTCGGCGGCCCCCAGGGTGGAAATGTGCGCCGCGCCGCACGGAAAAGGCAAACAAAACGGGCCGAACTCACCGTTTGTAACGGATGGGTAACGTCTCTTGGGTGCATCCATCCTTCGCGTCAAGAGCGTGAGAACATCCGCCATTTGACGTTTGAAGGTGGCCTCAGCGGTCAGGCGTAGAGACCTGTCCATGTGCGGCGCCCGACGCGCCCGGCCCGGAATGCGACGGAGCCGGGCCGGGTGCGACGACCCCGGCCCGGAATGCGACGGAGCCGGACCGGGTACGACGACCCCGGCCCGGCTCCGTTCACCGCTGT is part of the Streptomyces sp. NBC_00250 genome and harbors:
- the ectA gene encoding diaminobutyrate acetyltransferase is translated as MTPMTTGRTTTTPRTTPPTIADGAELWRIARGSGDLDLNSPYSYLLWCRDFADTTAVARDSSGRPIGFVTGYLRPDEPETLFVWQIAVEGSHRGSGVAGTLLDALSARVAAERGISRMEATVTPGNLASDRLFRSYARRHGAEVTQEVLFPSAAFPSAGHDSEVLYRIAPLGAPVS